A stretch of Pseudomonadota bacterium DNA encodes these proteins:
- a CDS encoding ATP-binding protein, translating into MDPRRNPYAPGAGTPPPELAGRDALLERVEIALDRIRSRRTDKSVIFVGLRGVGKTVLLNRILRDAEARGMHCLRLEAPEDRSLPAVLAPVLRSSLLRLDRREAASRAVTRALTALAGFVSALKVKYTDIELSVSTPKEPGLADSGDLEVDLADLLAAVGEAARERNTSVVLFVDELQYVEENQLAALITALHRAAQGQLPITLVAAGLPQVVGRTGRAKSYAERLFEFPEIGPLDPTAARLALTAPAAREGVEFTGGALDEILRQTQRYPYFLQEWGKHAWASADRSPIRADHVVEATALAVADLDASFFRVRFDRLTPSEKRYLRAMADLGPGPHRSGDVAQRLGRKVTSLGPTRSTLIAKGMIHSPSHGDTAFTVPLFDGFMERTIPQM; encoded by the coding sequence ATGGACCCCCGTCGCAACCCCTACGCACCTGGTGCAGGTACCCCTCCACCCGAGCTTGCTGGGCGTGACGCCCTGCTCGAGCGGGTCGAAATCGCACTGGATCGCATCCGTTCCCGGCGCACGGACAAGAGCGTCATTTTTGTCGGCCTGCGCGGGGTGGGCAAGACTGTGCTGCTCAACCGCATTTTGCGCGATGCGGAGGCGCGCGGCATGCACTGCCTGCGGTTAGAAGCTCCAGAGGACCGCTCGCTGCCGGCCGTGCTCGCGCCGGTGCTACGCTCGAGCCTTCTCAGGCTTGATCGCCGTGAGGCGGCGAGCCGCGCCGTCACACGAGCGCTCACGGCACTTGCCGGTTTCGTATCCGCGCTCAAGGTCAAGTACACGGACATCGAGCTCTCGGTGTCCACACCCAAGGAACCCGGGCTCGCGGACTCGGGCGACTTGGAGGTCGACCTAGCGGACTTGTTGGCTGCCGTAGGCGAGGCTGCACGCGAGCGCAACACCTCCGTGGTGTTGTTCGTGGACGAGCTGCAGTACGTGGAGGAAAACCAGCTGGCCGCGTTGATCACAGCCTTGCATCGTGCGGCTCAAGGTCAGCTCCCGATCACGCTCGTTGCCGCCGGTTTGCCCCAAGTGGTGGGTCGCACGGGTCGCGCCAAGTCCTATGCCGAGCGCCTCTTCGAGTTTCCCGAGATCGGACCGCTCGACCCGACCGCGGCCAGGCTGGCCCTCACGGCGCCGGCAGCCCGCGAGGGTGTCGAGTTCACCGGCGGTGCCCTGGACGAAATACTGCGACAAACGCAACGCTACCCTTACTTCCTGCAGGAGTGGGGCAAGCATGCCTGGGCCAGCGCCGACCGATCACCGATCCGCGCGGATCACGTGGTCGAAGCGACCGCGCTTGCGGTAGCGGATCTGGACGCGAGCTTCTTTCGCGTCCGTTTTGACCGCCTGACGCCGTCCGAGAAACGCTACTTGCGCGCCATGGCCGATCTTGGGCCCGGCCCGCATCGCTCGGGGGACGTGGCTCAAAGGCTAGGCAGAAAAGTTACCTCGCTCGGCCCTACCCGAAGCACGCTCATCGCAAAAGGCATGATCCACAGCCCCAGTCATGGCGACACGGCCTTCACCGTGCCGCTCTTCGACGGCTTCATGGAGCGTACGATTCCGCAAATGTGA
- a CDS encoding MarR family winged helix-turn-helix transcriptional regulator translates to MLHIQHTENLMPSSKPKTMDQIVSRITTECLAVRIRMINRTITAIYDHALRPLGVTVGQLNILVVVAHHGPVSPNEIARRLHMEKSTVSRSAARMSDNGWLNVEPAPSGHKQLLTTSAKGEALLGRSLPAWDKAQTRARAALSPAGASSIHQIGNALLSRRGPQ, encoded by the coding sequence ATGTTGCATATACAACACACGGAGAACTTGATGCCGTCCAGCAAGCCCAAAACCATGGACCAGATCGTGAGCAGGATCACGACAGAGTGCCTCGCCGTGCGCATTCGCATGATCAACCGCACCATCACGGCCATCTACGACCACGCGCTGCGACCGCTCGGCGTGACCGTGGGTCAGTTGAATATCCTGGTCGTCGTCGCTCACCATGGCCCCGTGTCGCCAAACGAGATCGCTCGGCGCCTCCATATGGAGAAGTCCACCGTGAGCAGGAGCGCTGCGCGGATGAGCGACAACGGCTGGCTGAACGTGGAGCCGGCCCCATCGGGGCACAAGCAGCTGCTGACAACGAGCGCAAAAGGTGAAGCGCTGCTCGGGCGATCGCTGCCCGCATGGGACAAGGCCCAGACGCGAGCGCGGGCTGCGCTGAGCCCCGCCGGCGCAAGCTCGATCCACCAGATTGGTAACGCGTTGCTGAGTCGTAGGGGACCGCAGTAG